In Leishmania braziliensis MHOM/BR/75/M2904 complete genome, chromosome 29, a genomic segment contains:
- a CDS encoding putative Zn-finger domain protein codes for MQELPRRGARKARREVTVEPLATAAASPTSTVDKDKDAQRSGSAEDDLSDALPPTTPAVASSLPASTRNSKSGPTIECWICFDSTSIPSNPIVTHRCRCRGSVGYVHQKCIDRWVIQQRNRACRSCGASYQLVHSEYPHGANLPLRPHERRMFLFKHFIKPLLLESAETLCCVLLRFVIIPLLLGLVYSFNRWSLLWQPMATTLSAFATSLKRNFSHTTSSGVPGSQEAWEEEGSAYTMTESFLAWADAILFGLVLCTVMNAVAVGWKKWDHYFRTARARLARETARQAQEELARIAAVLPVGPLHFGEENDARAREGERAEAIEEWMHNDAPQPQQRHHREALPEGFGVEEWRLEWGPLRAAENVPLLREDARGARQPEARAAGDEQHSSGDSDSDGDGDSDSDIDTSYRLSFVDEVFDTIDRLKSGAGGGGMKRLLPSSIWQLCYGLALTLLLRSSWGRAVAALAFAGFIVSWRYRHTRNVLTTQKRRIYEVAERVPLLSQEEVKTLFGVYLVDAFFFYGALPELGGIMLHYAVAPYIDVGFDRGFLAFLHGLTVLKVTLYWVVGAVLVMLLTAMELTVVGPLFANGVDLFFVRSFDARWDSVLGYWRCVVTQIFDSDPSRIVRGFLRVAVVELLVLLIFVRVPLWGMLGFRDFLWGDGTAPLTGRPLKMSLSLGMTTGYDIGMADSFHEWRRTEVLRLLAEQVLLPFGAMYSARVREQLTQTSESIPFGTIDTMMLAAVSSTSMTLDAQELWEQVWGNMSDRSVFLFHIIDPVSANKVAAASEGFRNTLVRLQKPLEWLRVATAEDGVCNTLVALSSPAGWAKKPQLEMPAADLEAIVAPPSAVSEHKCVSTARAHQIVLDAWRRTYHNTMSHITGALSPEAMPTPPSFYVENDSVKVEPHTVSVAKCYMAALQLSYPYLGMGRWRTLTYEWWSLLLLRNTFLNYIVNILMLVASVSTVLSCFAVYPLQRAQLRILFPVVRWIGQSVVHMENYLFDPEQLRAVEGFVEQEGEDELVLPPMVEPLGFDRREEYVEKAAIPSYLLLRRVVVAVLFLAVASVMVWMMPVLCGTLLLCITKNALPVFVGAVALSFFFWDPMLFARSIIFGMALTIAIAFAVPIISIIYICPFVRLFWSSYPSLVEETFERKYDVHQMVGRYPGSDASSVDDTDGELDSDWESVDSRDAVDGNAEAEVQDGEAEPEVGDETHDGVEDVPAS; via the coding sequence ATGCAAGAGCTCCCTCGTCGAGGGGCAAGAAAGGCTCGGCGGGAGGTCACTGTGGAGCctctcgccaccgccgccgcctcacccACCTCTACAGTCGACAAAGATAAAGATGCCCAAAGGAGCGGGTCAGCTGAAGATGACCTGTCAGACGCGCTACCGCCCACCACTCCAGCTGTTGCCTCATCCCTCCCGGCATCGACCCGCAACTCTAAATCGGGGCCCACCATTGAGTGCTGGATCTGCTTTGACAGCACCAGCATTCCTTCCAACCCTATTGTcacccaccgctgccgttgtCGCGGCTCTGTCGGGTATGTTCATCAAAAGTGCATCGATCGCTGGGTCATTCAGCAGCGCAACCGCGCCTGCCGCAGTTGCGGGGCGTCCTACCAGCTGGTCCACTCCGAATATCCCCATGGCGCTAACCTCCCGCTGAGACCGCATGAACGTCGCATGTTCCTTTTCAAGCATTTTATTaagccgctcctcctcgaatCAGCTGAGACGCTCTGTTGCGTTCTTCTTCGCTTTGTCATTATTCCGCTTCTGCTTGGACTCGTTTACAGTTTTAATCGCTGGTCACTTCTCTGGCAGCCCATGGCGACTACCCTGTCAGCCTTCGCAACATCCTTGAAGCGCAACTTCAGTCATACCACCTCATCCGGCGTGCCTGGCAGCCAGGAGGcgtgggaagaggagggcagcgCGTACACCATGACGGAGTCCTTCTTGGCGTGGGCCGACGCGATTCTCTTTGGCCTTGTCTTGTGCACTGTTATGAACGCAGTGGCAGTGGGGTGGAAGAAGTGGGACCACTACTTCCGCACTGCCCGCGCGAGACTCGCTCGCGAGACAGCGAGGCAAGCCCAAGAAGAGTTGGCTCGAATCGCAGCAGTGCTTCCCGTGGGCCCTCTCCACTTTGGCGAAGAGAACGACgcgagagcgagggagggggagagggcagaaGCTATTGAGGAGTGGATGCACAATGATgcaccacagccgcagcagcggcaccatcgGGAAGCGTTGCCAGAGGGTTTTGGTGTAGAGGAGTGGAGACTGGAATGGGGACCCTTGAGGGCGGCGGAAAATGTGCCTTTGCTTCGCGAGGATGCACGTGGTGCGCGTCAACCCGAGGCACGAGCAGCGGGAGACGAGCAGCACTCGAGCGGCGACAGTGACAGCGATGGCGAtggcgacagcgacagcgacatCGACACGTCATACCGGCTTTCCTTCGTCGACGAGGTCTTTGACACGATCGACCGGCTGAAGtccggcgccggtggcggcggcatgAAGCGGCTTTTACCTTCGTCGATATGGCAGCTCTGCTACGGTCTtgcgctgacgctgctgctgcgctcgaGCTGGGGCAGGGCAGTCGCGGCACTTGCCTTTGCCGGCTTCATCGTGAGTTGGCGCTACCGCCATACGCGGAACGTCCTGACCACCCAGAAGCGGCGCATATacgaggtggcggagcgcgtgccgctgctgtcgcaaGAAGAGGTGAAGACACTCTTTGGGGTCTACCTCGTGGACGCCTTTTTCTTCTACGGTGCGTTGCCGGAGCTGGGGGGAATCATGCTGCACTACGCCGTCGCCCCCTACATCGATGTCGGTTTTGATCGCGGCTTCCTCGCCTTTTTGCACGGCCTCACAGTGCTGAAAGTGACGCTCTATTGGGTGGTGGGCGCGGTGCTGGTGATGCTGCTCACCGCGATGGAGTTGACGGTTGTCGGCCCCTTGTTCGCCAACGGCGTCGACCTATTTTTTGTGCGCAGCTTCGACGCCCGCTGGGACTCCGTCTTGGGGTATTGGCGCTGTGTCGTAACGCAAATATTCGACTCAGACCCTTCCCGCATTGTTCGCGGCTTTCTccgcgtggcggtggtggagctgtTGGTGCTTCTTATTTTTGTGCGAGTGCCACTTTGGGGAATGCTGGGGTTCCGTGATTTTCTCTGGGGTGACGGCACAGCTCCGCTGACGGGGCGCCCACTAAAGATGTCGCTTTCCCTGGGCATGACGACCGGATACGACATCGGTATGGCCGACAGCTTTCACGAGTGGCGCCGCACCGAAGTGCTGCGCCTTCTGGCGGAGCAGGTGCTTCTCCCTTTCGGTGCCATGTACTCTGCCCGAGTACGGGAGCAACTGACGCAGACGTCTGAGTCGATCCCTTTCGGCACCATCGACACCATGATGCTGGCCGCCGTGAGTTCCACTTCCATGACACTCGACGCGCAAGAGCTGTGGGAGCAGGTCTGGGGCAACATGTCGGATCGCTCAGTTTTCCTCTTTCACATCATTGACCCCGTCTCCGCCAATAAGGTTGCAGCGGCGTCGGAGGGGTTTCGCAACACGCTGGTGCGCCTGCAGAAGCCGCTGGAGTGGTTGCGCGTAGCAACAGCTGAGGACGGTGTGTGCAACACGCTGGTGGCCTTGTCATCCCCAGCAGGGTGGGCGAAGAAGCCGCAGTTGGAGATGCCGGCTGCAGATTTGGAGGCCAttgtggcgccgccgtccgcGGTATCAGAGCACAAATGCGTCTCAACTGCACGTGCGCATCAGATAGTGCTCGACGCGTGGAGACGCACGTATCATAATACTATGAGCCACATTACCGGTGCCCTGAGCCCCGAGGCGATGCCGACACCGCCGTCATTCTACGTGGAGAACGACTCGGTGAAGGTCGAACCTCACACAGTGAGTGTGGCCAAGTGCTACATGGCCGCATTGCAGCTGTCGTACCCCTACCTGGGCATGGGCCGCTGGCGCACCCTCACATACGAGTGgtggtcgctgctgcttctgcgcAACACCTTCTTAAACTACATCGTCAACATCCTAATGCTCGTGGCATCCGTATCCACAGTCCTCTCCTGCTTCGCTGtgtacccgctgcagcgAGCGCAGCTACGCATTCTCTTTCCGGTGGTTCGCTGGATTGGGCAAAGTGTCGTACACATGGAGAACTACCTGTTCGATCCAGAGCAACTTCGTGCGGTGGAAGGATTTGTGGAACAGGAGGGCGAGGACGAACTTGTCCTGCCTCCGATGGTCGAGCCGCTGGGGTTCGACCGGCGCGAGGAGTATGTGGAGAAAGCTGCTATTCCATCGTACCTCCTGCTGCGTCGTGTGGTAGTGGCggttctcttcctcgctgtTGCGTCCGTCATGGTCTGGATGATGCCCGTGCTGTGCGGCACACTCCTTCTGTGCATCACGAAGAACGCGCTGCCGGTCTTTGTAGGGGCGGTCGCCTTGAGCTTCTTCTTCTGGGACCCCATGTTGTTTGCGCGCTCTATCATCTTCGGCATGGCCCTCACCATTGCCATTGCGTTCGCCGTGCCAATCATCAGTATCATCTACATCTGCCCTTTTGTGCGGCTGTTCTGGAGCAGCTACCCCTCCCTAGTGGAGGAAACGTTTGAGCGGAAGTACGACGTGCATCAGATGGTTGGGCGTTACCCGGGGTCAGACGCAAGCAGCGTCGACGATACGGATGGCGAGTTGGACAGCGACTGGGAAAGCGTCGACTCACGCGACGCAGTTGACGGAAATGCCGAGGCCGAGGTCCAGGATGGGGAAGCGGAGCCAGAGGTCGGGGATGAGACGCATGACGGCGTGGAGGATGTACCAGCTTCCTAA